The Salvelinus namaycush isolate Seneca chromosome 8, SaNama_1.0, whole genome shotgun sequence genome has a segment encoding these proteins:
- the pik3r3b gene encoding phosphoinositide-3-kinase, regulatory subunit 3b (gamma) isoform X3 has translation MFPISRYQQDQLVKEDNIDAVGKKLQEYHNQYQEKSKEYDRLYEEYTKTSQEIQMKRTAIEAFNETIKIFEEQCHTQERYSKEYIERFRREGNDKEIERIMMNYEKLKSRLGEIHDSKIRLEQDLKTQALDNRETDKKMNSLKPDLIQLRKIRDQYLVWLNHKGVRQKRINDWLGIKNENTDEGYFVSTEEDENLPHYDEKSWFVGDLNRTQSEDLLLDKPDGAFLIRESSKKGCYACSVVVEGEVKHCVIYSTQRGYGFAEPYNLYSSLKDLVLHYHQTSLVQHNDLLNVRLAYPVYAQMPSSSGPAPRR, from the exons ATGTTCCCCATCTCACGCTACCAGCag GATCAGCTGGTGAAAGAGGACAACATTGACGCGGTGGGTAAGAAACTCCAGGAGTACCACAATCAATACCAGGAGAAGAGCAAGGAGTACGACCGGCTTTATGAGGAATACACCAAGACCTCACAG GAGATTCAGATGAAGAGGACGGCCATCGAGGCCTTCAACGAGACCATCAAGATCTTCGAGGAGCAGTGTCACACGCAGGAGCGCTACAGCAAAGAGTACATCGAGCGCTTCCGCCGGGAGGGCAACGACAAGGAGATTGAGAG GATCATGATGAACTACGAGAAGCTTAAGTCTCGTCTGGGTGAGATCCACGACAGTAAGATTCGTCTGGAGCAGGACCTGAAGACCCAGGCTCtggacaacagagagacagacaagaagaTGAACAGCCTCAAACCTGACCTCATCCAGCTCCGCAAGATCAGGGACCAATACCTTGT ctggctCAATCACAAAGGAGTGCGACAGAAACGAATTAACGACTGGCTGGGGATCAAGAACGAGAACACAGATGA AGGGTACTTTGTGAGTACCGAAGAGGATGAAAACCTGCCCCACTACGATGAGAAGAGCTGGTTTGTGGGAGACCTGAACAGAACCCAGTCTGAAGACCTTCTCCTAGACAAACCTGACGGAGCCTTCCTCATCAGGGAGAGCAGCAAGAAGGGCTGCTACGCATGCTCTGTGGT TGTGGAGGGTGAGGTTAAGCACTGTGTGATTTACAGCACACAGAGGGGCTACGGCTTCGCTGAGCCTTACAACCTGTACAGCTCTCTGAAAGACCTGGTCCTGCACTACCACCAGACCTCCCTGGTTCAGCACAACGACTTGCTCAATGTGCGCCTGGCCTACCCTGTCTACGCACAGATGCCCTCATCCTCCGGCCCTGCCCCACGGAGATGA